One segment of Paenibacillus rhizovicinus DNA contains the following:
- a CDS encoding ABC transporter substrate-binding protein: MRNAERNRRTPRMAGIAGAALMSSLLLAGCNSSGDNRHQAGSSTNNPAPTADKTTTLTVLTNRVDLAENGVLQKYADKFEAKHPGTHVAFEGLTNYASDIMARLSTRSMGDALLVPNNLTNEDLVNYFEPLKDSMFDHIRFADFKAYRGVRYGISTGASTEGLVYNKKAFREAGITVLPQTLDEFYAACAKLKQAGIIPVYVNYGAQWPMSSWGENLVGFMTGNPNYLNQMAETDQPWSIDNPWGQAITILRTLIQKGYTEKDLFTNNWELSKSEVASGHAGMYFIGNWVINQVIEAGAKSDDVGFIPFPYDNKRGKRYAQLSPDYFLGVSKFSENKQLAEEWVDFFVNESGYVNDSGFLPVDETKTSSMPQIQQFESYKPTYVERQPPTDDFLNISAKVQIAFWTGDDIQRWAVAKDLKTEFQTYNELWKQARHEVLGLDATAKR; this comes from the coding sequence ATGAGGAACGCGGAACGGAACAGAAGAACACCAAGAATGGCCGGCATTGCCGGGGCGGCGCTGATGAGCTCGCTTCTGCTGGCCGGGTGCAATTCCTCGGGAGACAACCGGCACCAGGCGGGATCGTCGACGAACAACCCGGCGCCGACGGCAGATAAGACGACGACGCTTACCGTGCTGACGAACCGGGTGGACCTCGCGGAGAACGGGGTCCTGCAGAAGTACGCGGATAAGTTCGAGGCGAAGCATCCCGGAACGCATGTGGCGTTCGAAGGCTTGACCAATTATGCCAGCGACATCATGGCCAGGCTGTCGACCCGCAGCATGGGCGACGCGCTGCTGGTGCCGAACAATTTGACGAACGAAGACCTCGTCAACTATTTCGAACCGCTAAAGGACAGCATGTTCGACCATATCCGGTTTGCCGATTTCAAGGCATACCGCGGCGTGAGATACGGCATATCGACAGGCGCTTCGACGGAAGGGCTCGTCTATAACAAGAAAGCATTCCGCGAAGCCGGCATTACGGTACTTCCGCAAACGCTGGACGAGTTCTACGCGGCTTGCGCGAAGCTGAAGCAGGCCGGCATCATTCCGGTCTACGTGAACTACGGCGCGCAGTGGCCGATGTCTTCCTGGGGAGAGAACCTCGTCGGCTTCATGACGGGGAATCCCAACTATTTGAATCAGATGGCGGAGACCGACCAGCCTTGGTCGATCGACAATCCGTGGGGACAGGCGATTACGATTTTGCGGACGCTGATCCAGAAGGGCTATACGGAGAAGGACCTGTTCACGAACAACTGGGAGCTGTCGAAGAGCGAAGTGGCAAGCGGGCATGCCGGCATGTATTTCATCGGCAACTGGGTCATTAACCAGGTCATCGAAGCCGGAGCGAAATCCGACGATGTCGGCTTCATTCCTTTTCCTTATGACAACAAGCGGGGAAAGCGTTACGCGCAGCTCAGCCCGGATTATTTTCTCGGCGTCAGCAAGTTCAGCGAGAATAAACAGCTTGCCGAAGAATGGGTGGACTTCTTCGTCAACGAATCCGGTTACGTGAACGATTCCGGCTTCCTGCCGGTCGACGAAACGAAGACATCCTCTATGCCGCAGATCCAGCAGTTCGAATCGTATAAACCGACCTACGTCGAACGCCAGCCGCCGACCGACGATTTCCTCAATATTTCGGCCAAGGTGCAGATCGCGTTCTGGACGGGGGACGATATCCAGAGGTGGGCGGTCGCGAAGGACCTGAAGACGGAATTCCAAACCTACAACGAACTGTGGAAGCAAGCGCGGCACGAGGTGCTCGGCCTCGATGCCACGGCGAAACGGTAA
- a CDS encoding carbohydrate ABC transporter permease, whose protein sequence is MLSNLSFKKQRLIIILGFTIIPLLLLLTFSYYPTLELIHLSFTNWDGMSPDKSWIGWDNYKEVFSNSELFGVFTHNFAYFAVGIVQNIAAIYFAIVLNGKLKGKLFFRLLLFLPYILNGVAVSYLFGYVFDTTNGSLNLLLHSIGLSGDTSWLGNEHFVNFTLASIGFWKFMGFNMVIYLAALQSIPGDLYEAASIDGATGWKQFLYITLPNIYKIIELNFFLTVTGALEVFDLPFVLTNGGPAGHSETYVMKILETAFQFNNYGLASAMSVVLLLFVVVVLSIQRLIFSRKGE, encoded by the coding sequence ATGCTCAGCAACCTATCGTTCAAGAAACAGCGATTAATCATCATCCTGGGATTCACGATCATCCCGTTACTATTGCTTCTTACGTTCTCGTATTACCCGACGCTTGAATTGATTCATCTGAGCTTCACCAATTGGGACGGCATGAGTCCAGATAAAAGCTGGATCGGCTGGGACAACTATAAAGAGGTTTTCTCGAACTCCGAGCTCTTCGGTGTCTTCACGCATAACTTCGCTTACTTCGCGGTAGGTATCGTCCAGAACATTGCGGCCATTTACTTTGCAATCGTCTTGAACGGCAAGCTGAAAGGAAAGCTGTTCTTCCGCCTGCTGCTCTTTTTACCATACATCCTGAACGGCGTTGCGGTTTCTTATCTGTTCGGCTACGTCTTCGATACGACGAACGGATCGTTGAACCTGCTGCTCCACTCCATTGGCCTCAGCGGCGATACGAGCTGGCTCGGCAATGAGCATTTCGTCAACTTTACCCTTGCCTCCATCGGATTCTGGAAGTTCATGGGCTTCAATATGGTCATTTACTTAGCGGCGCTGCAGTCCATTCCCGGCGACCTTTACGAGGCGGCGAGCATCGACGGCGCTACGGGCTGGAAGCAGTTCCTGTACATTACGCTGCCGAACATCTATAAGATCATCGAGCTTAACTTCTTCCTGACGGTGACGGGCGCGCTCGAGGTGTTCGACCTGCCATTCGTCTTGACGAACGGCGGTCCGGCGGGCCACAGTGAAACGTACGTCATGAAAATTCTCGAAACGGCGTTCCAATTCAACAACTACGGCCTTGCATCGGCCATGAGCGTCGTCCTGCTCCTATTCGTAGTCGTCGTGCTCTCCATCCAACGGCTTATCTTCAGCAGAAAGGGGGAATAA
- a CDS encoding glutathionylspermidine synthase family protein — protein sequence MTKHVFEVIGQPHADRAARVAQLRELGFGWADIEDEPYWIDQLVLMPRALYGELEAASAKLWHILDKTARHVMGKPEFYELLGIPDVLWDALDLLPVPPKGLISKYARFDFAISNEGAIKLLELNADTPTGYVEAAIATPWLCSEAGVASPNEGMAGYVAAAWGEERLEAAACVDYGTHIEDSGTIEALAKHSGLPMRCLDCLDLWVDEGIMKDGEGNTIRSLFALYPKEWMAVDEGGEAFAYAVENGELKLHNPIHSIVLQSKGLLAAVWGLYELGMLFDPEEREAIGQYMLPAYNNPVFEGSFVSKSMFGREGGSVRLFDGEGELELADEDGFDTSELFPLVFQKRAELARIHTAEGELHLLTGMFVINGTPCGMLGRAGGPITGNTSHFVALGVRD from the coding sequence TTGACGAAGCATGTATTTGAAGTCATCGGACAGCCGCATGCGGATCGCGCCGCCAGAGTCGCGCAATTGCGCGAGCTCGGATTCGGATGGGCGGACATCGAAGACGAACCCTATTGGATCGATCAGCTTGTCCTCATGCCGCGCGCATTATACGGCGAGCTGGAGGCTGCTTCCGCGAAGCTATGGCATATTCTTGATAAGACGGCTCGCCATGTGATGGGAAAGCCGGAATTTTATGAACTGCTCGGCATTCCCGACGTGCTGTGGGATGCGCTCGACCTGCTGCCCGTGCCGCCGAAGGGACTCATCAGCAAGTATGCCAGATTTGATTTTGCCATATCGAATGAAGGCGCGATCAAGCTGCTGGAGCTGAATGCGGACACGCCGACAGGGTATGTGGAGGCGGCCATCGCTACGCCGTGGCTCTGCAGCGAAGCCGGCGTCGCCTCTCCGAATGAAGGCATGGCCGGATATGTTGCCGCAGCCTGGGGCGAGGAACGCCTCGAAGCAGCAGCCTGCGTCGACTACGGCACGCATATCGAGGATTCCGGCACCATTGAAGCGCTGGCGAAGCACAGCGGCTTGCCGATGCGGTGCCTGGACTGCCTGGATCTCTGGGTCGATGAAGGCATCATGAAGGACGGAGAAGGTAACACGATTCGAAGCCTGTTCGCGTTGTATCCGAAGGAATGGATGGCCGTGGACGAAGGGGGAGAAGCGTTCGCGTATGCCGTGGAGAACGGGGAGCTGAAGCTGCATAATCCGATTCACAGCATCGTGCTTCAGTCGAAAGGACTGCTCGCAGCCGTATGGGGACTGTATGAACTCGGCATGCTGTTCGACCCGGAGGAACGGGAAGCGATCGGCCAATACATGCTCCCTGCTTACAACAATCCGGTCTTCGAAGGCAGCTTCGTCTCGAAGTCGATGTTCGGCCGGGAGGGCGGGTCTGTCCGCTTATTCGACGGGGAAGGCGAGCTGGAGCTGGCGGACGAAGACGGTTTCGACACAAGCGAGCTGTTCCCGCTCGTATTTCAGAAGCGGGCCGAGCTTGCCCGCATTCATACCGCGGAAGGCGAACTGCACCTGTTGACGGGCATGTTCGTTATTAATGGAACGCCTTGCGGCATGCTTGGGCGGGCAGGAGGCCCGATTACGGGCAATACAAGCCATTTCGTAGCATTGGGAGTGAGAGACTGA
- a CDS encoding carbohydrate ABC transporter permease: MVARNPVWNTVKYLSLLVASFLVLFPPYIIVVNAFKTKDEFNTKSTMSLPDSFIHLANFGHAFEQANMSRAFGNTLIIVAVTLFFNILLGSAFCYAVGRFNFKGKGLLLGLFLMATVIPSITTQVVNYKTIQHLHLTNTLGGPILLYIGADILQIYIYLQFIRNIPYDLDECAMIEGASLFRIYWQVIFPLLAPATATIIILKTISIYNDMYTPFLYMPKPELVVVSTSLMRFFGVNSGDWQSVSAAIIMIMIPTAVIYLFLQKYIFAGVTSGAVK, from the coding sequence ATGGTCGCGCGAAATCCGGTATGGAATACCGTTAAATATTTGTCGCTGCTCGTCGCTTCGTTTCTCGTCTTATTCCCGCCTTACATCATTGTCGTAAACGCGTTCAAAACAAAGGACGAATTCAATACGAAATCGACGATGTCGCTGCCCGATTCGTTCATCCACTTGGCCAACTTCGGCCATGCGTTCGAACAGGCGAACATGAGCAGGGCGTTCGGCAATACGCTCATTATCGTAGCGGTCACCTTGTTCTTTAATATTTTGCTGGGATCGGCGTTCTGTTATGCGGTCGGCCGTTTTAACTTCAAGGGAAAAGGGCTGCTCCTCGGATTGTTCCTGATGGCGACGGTCATTCCGTCCATTACGACGCAGGTCGTCAACTACAAGACGATTCAGCATCTGCACTTGACGAACACGCTCGGAGGTCCCATCCTTCTATACATCGGGGCGGACATTCTGCAGATCTACATCTACCTGCAGTTCATTCGCAACATCCCTTATGATCTCGACGAATGCGCGATGATCGAGGGCGCGTCGCTGTTCCGGATCTACTGGCAAGTGATTTTCCCATTGCTCGCGCCGGCGACGGCGACGATCATCATCTTGAAGACGATCAGCATCTACAACGATATGTACACGCCATTCCTATACATGCCGAAGCCGGAACTGGTCGTCGTATCGACATCGCTTATGAGGTTCTTCGGCGTGAACAGCGGCGATTGGCAGAGCGTGTCCGCGGCGATCATCATGATTATGATTCCGACGGCAGTCATCTACTTGTTCCTGCAGAAGTATATTTTCGCAGGCGTCACTAGCGGAGCGGTAAAATAA
- a CDS encoding sensor domain-containing diguanylate cyclase, with product MTTIVVFVTILATSLFMWAQFGNVTRKISSEYAQFYTDKLVGDLGSYINREIGIAVSASRNSAIVDWMKNEEDGQRRAAAFQELQTVLQVLHDKNGFIALEGSKQSYYMKDRSDGMYIEAQGVLNKANTADAWYFNTLQETPPYNMNIEYNRLLHVTRVWINVKVREDGRNLGVFGTGLTIDSILHNIFSKYQHDGAKSVIVNGQGQIVVDSDSSEAEWDRKELNETLFQYSDDPLFTEQAKDYLADAGSPTVIRMDHNHYQYAAFAPILDSNWHVVTFFRKNALYAPVNFKFIVGMFLLIVLVLSIAISLIVQKIFTAPFQKLKASLQGKEAYQNHSIYGLERKDEFGVLANSIQKMTDRIVQSVPVGIFLLDPKGRLLYGNPCFLSQFDCETKEQFQQWAQQERASLFARQEDLDRVQAVVRESLEECFIEAELLSRRQQSFWAEIHLTKVPNQQAGYHYEGILINVQVKKYYEQNLIDMAATDRLTGVFNRHHFEQTAMGELDRHERSGVRCTLIFFDLDHFKCVNDNWGHDAGDEVLVNTADIVRESTRKSDIILRWGGEEFAVLLVDCGLAEGGRVAEEIRLKLANWQHPIAGVVTASFGVVQRSGAEAYADWFKRGDLALYKAKQSGRNRVVIDEA from the coding sequence TTGACGACGATCGTGGTATTCGTCACCATTCTCGCAACGTCGTTATTCATGTGGGCACAGTTCGGCAATGTGACCCGGAAAATTTCGAGCGAGTACGCGCAATTTTATACGGATAAGCTGGTCGGGGATCTGGGAAGCTACATCAACCGCGAGATCGGGATCGCCGTAAGCGCTTCGAGGAATTCCGCGATCGTGGATTGGATGAAGAACGAAGAGGACGGGCAGCGGCGAGCGGCCGCGTTCCAAGAACTTCAAACGGTGCTTCAAGTCCTACATGACAAGAACGGATTTATCGCTCTGGAGGGCTCCAAGCAGTCTTACTATATGAAGGATCGATCCGACGGGATGTACATCGAGGCGCAGGGCGTACTGAATAAGGCCAATACGGCGGATGCGTGGTATTTCAATACGCTGCAGGAGACTCCGCCCTACAATATGAATATCGAGTACAACCGGTTATTGCATGTCACGCGGGTGTGGATCAATGTCAAGGTTCGGGAGGACGGCCGGAATCTAGGCGTATTCGGAACCGGCCTGACGATTGATTCGATCCTTCATAATATCTTCTCCAAGTATCAGCATGATGGCGCCAAATCGGTCATCGTGAACGGTCAAGGTCAAATCGTGGTGGACTCCGACAGCTCGGAAGCGGAATGGGATCGCAAAGAGTTGAATGAAACGCTATTCCAATACAGCGACGATCCGTTGTTCACAGAGCAAGCCAAGGACTATCTGGCCGATGCCGGCAGCCCGACCGTCATTCGAATGGATCATAACCATTATCAGTATGCCGCGTTCGCGCCGATATTGGATTCCAATTGGCATGTCGTCACCTTTTTCAGGAAAAATGCGCTGTACGCACCGGTGAATTTCAAATTTATCGTCGGCATGTTTCTGCTGATCGTACTCGTGTTGTCGATTGCGATCAGCTTGATCGTGCAGAAGATCTTTACGGCCCCGTTTCAGAAATTGAAAGCCAGTCTGCAAGGGAAGGAAGCCTATCAGAATCATAGTATTTACGGCCTTGAACGGAAGGATGAGTTTGGCGTCCTGGCGAACTCGATTCAGAAGATGACGGATCGCATCGTGCAGTCTGTTCCGGTCGGCATCTTCCTGCTCGATCCCAAAGGCCGTCTGCTCTACGGCAATCCTTGCTTCCTCAGCCAGTTTGATTGCGAGACGAAGGAGCAGTTCCAGCAGTGGGCGCAGCAGGAGCGCGCTTCGCTGTTCGCGCGGCAGGAGGATCTTGACCGGGTACAGGCCGTTGTCCGCGAATCGCTGGAGGAATGCTTCATCGAAGCTGAATTATTAAGCCGGAGACAGCAATCCTTCTGGGCCGAAATTCATCTCACCAAGGTTCCGAATCAGCAGGCGGGCTATCACTACGAAGGCATCTTGATTAACGTGCAGGTCAAAAAATATTACGAACAAAACTTGATCGATATGGCTGCGACGGATCGCTTGACCGGCGTGTTTAATCGCCATCATTTCGAACAAACGGCGATGGGCGAGCTCGACCGGCATGAACGTTCTGGCGTCCGGTGCACGTTGATCTTCTTCGACTTGGATCATTTCAAGTGCGTGAACGATAACTGGGGACATGATGCGGGCGACGAGGTACTCGTGAATACCGCGGACATCGTTCGGGAATCCACGAGAAAGTCGGATATCATCCTGCGCTGGGGCGGCGAGGAATTCGCCGTCTTGCTTGTGGATTGCGGCTTGGCGGAAGGCGGCCGCGTCGCGGAGGAAATTCGCTTGAAGCTGGCCAATTGGCAGCATCCGATCGCGGGCGTCGTCACGGCAAGCTTCGGCGTCGTGCAGCGCAGCGGCGCAGAGGCGTACGCCGATTGGTTCAAACGCGGGGATCTTGCGTTGTATAAAGCGAAACAGAGCGGGAGGAACCGGGTTGTAATCGATGAAGCTTAA
- a CDS encoding DUF350 domain-containing protein, which translates to MTIVINLVVSVVSFIGLQLLGMLIFSWMTPFRDMDELRKGNVAVGLALGGKFLATAVILGVAAYTNTSIWYVMMWFAVGYVCLIAAYWIFELVTPNLNVAEHLQKGNVAIGTLLFCVFLGTSFAVSSLII; encoded by the coding sequence ATGACGATCGTCATTAATCTTGTAGTCAGCGTCGTCTCGTTTATTGGGCTTCAATTGTTAGGCATGCTCATATTCAGCTGGATGACGCCGTTCCGCGATATGGATGAACTGCGCAAAGGCAATGTCGCCGTCGGTCTGGCTCTCGGAGGCAAATTTCTGGCCACCGCGGTAATTCTCGGCGTGGCCGCGTACACGAACACATCGATTTGGTATGTTATGATGTGGTTTGCGGTCGGCTATGTTTGCCTGATCGCCGCTTATTGGATTTTCGAGCTGGTCACGCCGAACTTGAACGTGGCCGAGCATTTGCAGAAGGGCAATGTGGCCATTGGCACGCTGTTGTTCTGCGTATTTCTCGGAACGAGCTTCGCGGTCAGCAGTCTAATTATTTAA
- a CDS encoding response regulator transcription factor encodes MKIMIVDDEQFIRLGLEKIITKMDPELHVLGSFGNGQEALAFLTKHESQKPDVLITDIKMPMMDGLKLIEIVKEKHKDISIIVLSGFSDFEYARTALRYGVKEYLLKPVDKSALFDLLNRLRLERGQASAATPEPEETEPGAEQEHYIIEEIKVILDREFDKNFELERLADTIGMNASYISRLFKHKTSMTITDYLIQTRIDKAKQFLTDHPHLKNYEISHLVGYSDPVYFNKLFKKIVGVTPKDYKEKHG; translated from the coding sequence ATGAAAATCATGATCGTCGACGACGAACAGTTTATTCGACTGGGCCTTGAGAAAATCATTACGAAAATGGACCCGGAGCTTCACGTGCTCGGTTCATTCGGTAACGGCCAGGAGGCGCTTGCCTTCCTGACCAAGCACGAAAGCCAGAAGCCGGACGTGCTCATTACGGACATTAAGATGCCGATGATGGATGGGCTGAAGCTCATCGAGATCGTGAAAGAGAAGCACAAGGATATTTCGATCATCGTACTCAGCGGCTTCAGCGATTTCGAATACGCGCGGACGGCGCTCCGGTACGGCGTAAAGGAATATTTGCTCAAACCGGTCGACAAGAGCGCGCTGTTCGATTTGTTGAATCGGCTGCGGCTGGAGCGCGGGCAGGCTTCCGCGGCGACGCCGGAGCCCGAGGAAACCGAGCCGGGCGCGGAGCAAGAGCATTATATTATCGAAGAGATCAAGGTAATCCTGGATCGCGAGTTCGATAAAAACTTCGAGCTGGAGCGGCTTGCCGACACGATCGGAATGAATGCGAGTTACATCAGCCGGCTGTTCAAGCATAAGACGTCGATGACGATCACGGACTATCTCATTCAAACGCGCATCGACAAGGCCAAGCAGTTTCTGACGGATCATCCGCATCTGAAGAATTACGAGATTTCGCATCTTGTCGGCTACAGCGATCCGGTATATTTCAACAAGCTGTTCAAGAAAATCGTCGGCGTGACGCCGAAGGATTATAAGGAAAAGCACGGGTAA
- a CDS encoding ABC transporter substrate-binding protein has translation MKKTIAYSMVSLLMVTTLAACGSNNESDNNSKANNAGNDTTANAGTTNNAGTTNNGGTANAGGDADISGKVVFLTNRTDMVDKEYKDYEKRFEAKYPKVDLQFEAITDYDKNEKIRIASGSFPDVVLLSTLIPNADFPKYFAPLDDVKFDGDIYFKDFKSFDGKSYGISSGNSTVGIVYNKQAFAKAGITDVPKTYDEFLAACQKLKDAGIVPLASNFKDKWPLGAWYNDVPAVITGKADTANSRKDTDTPYTLDNTYGKSFSILKELYTKGFLEKDVNSTNWEQSKKDVAQGKFGMYLLGNWVINQVVDAGAKTEDVGFFPFPADNSGQAKAPLNPDWFYGVNKDGNVAAAKAFIQWMIEESGYDDFAGFIPTLKSKEPKLAQLTEFNSYNPTFVEAVPTDDTALSIQNKAQIDMDALVQEFVLAKDPQKVFDKVNGQWAKARKEFVK, from the coding sequence ATGAAAAAAACAATTGCATACTCGATGGTTTCACTCCTTATGGTTACAACTTTGGCGGCTTGTGGCAGCAACAATGAAAGCGATAACAATAGCAAGGCCAATAACGCTGGCAACGATACGACGGCAAATGCCGGTACAACGAACAATGCCGGAACGACGAACAACGGCGGTACGGCGAATGCCGGCGGCGACGCGGACATCAGCGGCAAAGTCGTATTCCTGACGAACCGTACGGATATGGTAGATAAAGAGTACAAGGACTACGAGAAGCGTTTCGAAGCAAAATATCCGAAGGTGGACCTGCAATTCGAAGCGATCACGGATTATGACAAGAACGAGAAAATCCGCATCGCGTCGGGCAGCTTCCCGGACGTCGTCCTGCTGAGCACGCTGATCCCGAATGCCGATTTCCCGAAATACTTCGCTCCGCTTGACGACGTCAAGTTCGACGGCGACATCTACTTCAAAGATTTCAAATCGTTCGACGGCAAATCGTACGGGATCTCCTCCGGTAACAGCACGGTCGGTATCGTATACAACAAGCAGGCGTTCGCGAAAGCCGGCATCACGGACGTTCCGAAAACGTACGACGAGTTCCTCGCAGCGTGCCAGAAGCTGAAAGACGCCGGCATCGTGCCGCTCGCGTCCAACTTCAAGGACAAATGGCCGCTCGGCGCTTGGTACAACGACGTGCCTGCAGTCATCACGGGCAAAGCCGACACGGCTAACAGCCGTAAAGACACGGACACGCCATACACGCTGGACAACACGTACGGCAAGTCGTTCTCCATCCTGAAGGAGCTGTACACGAAAGGCTTCCTGGAGAAAGACGTGAACTCCACGAACTGGGAACAATCCAAGAAGGACGTAGCGCAAGGCAAATTCGGCATGTACCTGCTCGGCAACTGGGTCATCAACCAAGTCGTTGATGCAGGCGCGAAGACAGAAGACGTAGGCTTCTTCCCATTCCCTGCCGACAACTCCGGCCAAGCGAAAGCGCCTTTGAATCCGGACTGGTTCTACGGCGTGAATAAAGACGGCAACGTAGCGGCAGCCAAAGCGTTCATCCAATGGATGATCGAAGAATCCGGCTACGACGATTTCGCGGGCTTCATTCCGACGCTGAAGAGCAAAGAGCCTAAACTGGCGCAATTGACGGAATTCAACAGCTACAACCCTACGTTCGTCGAAGCGGTTCCGACCGACGATACGGCGCTGAGCATCCAGAACAAAGCGCAAATCGACATGGACGCGCTCGTTCAAGAGTTCGTGCTTGCCAAGGATCCGCAGAAAGTATTCGACAAAGTGAACGGCCAATGGGCGAAAGCGAGAAAAGAATTCGTTAAATAA